The following are from one region of the Trichoplusia ni isolate ovarian cell line Hi5 chromosome 1, tn1, whole genome shotgun sequence genome:
- the LOC113492518 gene encoding uncharacterized protein LOC113492518 isoform X3: protein MQKSETTWRKNSDWKARYSQLYSSRRVFQLVPTIVPKQSSQVEEPRRISFMSNDATPYTSLLMRMRANRRDSSIYGSDVNSPADLSTLLSQRSEFYDSNVNVRSGPSSEACVHGLSMRMTERSISRSRVSRVSTRRDMDIPSILAFQTTAAPAPTVLEIPGLKKVNQQQNEDVPRWSIRRSICPVCSQKWKDKTSINNVKYSGLKRNSSAELPSVIAPARLRASITAAYVPRPVLAAVDESKGIGRVMRNTGAAWQLTRARRFRSPKPQVPPPEATAPPSSTAPMARKDLDIRVNRFLRDEGMTKYLGT, encoded by the exons ATGCA GAAAAGTGAGACGACTTGGAGAAAAAATAGCGACTGGAAAGCTCGTTACTCACAACTTTACTCATCACGGCGGGTGTTTCAGCTGGTTCCAACCATTGTTCCAAAACA GAGCTCCCAAGTAGAAGAGCCACGTCGCATATCCTTCATGAGCAACGATGCCACTCCATACACGTCATTACTTATGCGGATGCGAGCGAATCGCCGGGACTCTTCAATATACGGCTCTGACGTGAACAGCCCTGCAGACCTCAGCACCCTGCTCTCGCAGCGAAGCGAATTCTACGACAGCAATGTTAACGTACGTAGTGG CCCATCTAGTGAGGCGTGCGTCCACGGCCTCAGTATGCGCATGACTGAACGCAGTATATCGAGGTCTAGAGTGTCCAGAGTATCAACTCGACGAGACATGGATATACCTTCTATCTTAGCGTTTCAAACAACAGCTGCACCTGCTCCG ACTGTACTAGAAATTCCTGggttaaaaaaagtaaaccaaCAGCAAAATGAAGACGTGCCTCGATGGTCAATACGTCGTTCAATTTGTCCCGTTTGCTCTCAAAAGTGGAAAGATAAAACTTCAATAAACAATGTCAAGTATTCCg GCCTAAAACGAAATTCATCAGCGGAATTACCATCGGTTATAGCTCCAGCACGGTTACGAGCATCTATAACAGCTGCTTA TGTTCCTCGTCCCGTTTTGGCTGCCGTAGATGAAAGTAAAGGTATTGGTAGAGTGATGCGAAACACTGGCGCTGCTTGGCAATTAACCCGTGCTCGTCGCTTCCGAAGTCCGAAGCCTCAAGTGCCACCCCCAGAAGCCACAGCGCCTCCCAGTTCTACCGCCCCTATGGCACGGAAAGATCTAGATATTCGCGTCAATAGATTTCTTAGAGACGAAGGCATGACGAAATATCTTGGtacttaa
- the LOC113492518 gene encoding uncharacterized protein LOC113492518 isoform X4, with product MSNDATPYTSLLMRMRANRRDSSIYGSDVNSPADLSTLLSQRSEFYDSNVNVRSGSSDLGGNETLLLDMVRAKSRELEEAQDKTLKLPRDDVSDDPSSEACVHGLSMRMTERSISRSRVSRVSTRRDMDIPSILAFQTTAAPAPTVLEIPGLKKVNQQQNEDVPRWSIRRSICPVCSQKWKDKTSINNVKYSGLKRNSSAELPSVIAPARLRASITAAYVPRPVLAAVDESKGIGRVMRNTGAAWQLTRARRFRSPKPQVPPPEATAPPSSTAPMARKDLDIRVNRFLRDEGMTKYLGT from the exons ATGAGCAACGATGCCACTCCATACACGTCATTACTTATGCGGATGCGAGCGAATCGCCGGGACTCTTCAATATACGGCTCTGACGTGAACAGCCCTGCAGACCTCAGCACCCTGCTCTCGCAGCGAAGCGAATTCTACGACAGCAATGTTAACGTACGTAGTGG TTCTAGTGATCTGGGTGGTAACGAAACACTACTCTTGGACATGGTACGTGCGAAAAGCCGGGAACTCGAAGAAGCTCAGGACAAAACCCTCAAATTGCCACGAGACGATGTTTCAGATGA CCCATCTAGTGAGGCGTGCGTCCACGGCCTCAGTATGCGCATGACTGAACGCAGTATATCGAGGTCTAGAGTGTCCAGAGTATCAACTCGACGAGACATGGATATACCTTCTATCTTAGCGTTTCAAACAACAGCTGCACCTGCTCCG ACTGTACTAGAAATTCCTGggttaaaaaaagtaaaccaaCAGCAAAATGAAGACGTGCCTCGATGGTCAATACGTCGTTCAATTTGTCCCGTTTGCTCTCAAAAGTGGAAAGATAAAACTTCAATAAACAATGTCAAGTATTCCg GCCTAAAACGAAATTCATCAGCGGAATTACCATCGGTTATAGCTCCAGCACGGTTACGAGCATCTATAACAGCTGCTTA TGTTCCTCGTCCCGTTTTGGCTGCCGTAGATGAAAGTAAAGGTATTGGTAGAGTGATGCGAAACACTGGCGCTGCTTGGCAATTAACCCGTGCTCGTCGCTTCCGAAGTCCGAAGCCTCAAGTGCCACCCCCAGAAGCCACAGCGCCTCCCAGTTCTACCGCCCCTATGGCACGGAAAGATCTAGATATTCGCGTCAATAGATTTCTTAGAGACGAAGGCATGACGAAATATCTTGGtacttaa
- the LOC113492543 gene encoding uncharacterized protein LOC113492543 isoform X2: MVVNVHNYVKQTWPTDEYPYKTSIIQKTASILGIGEASVYRIIKEYATTGNLQSPSKTKKRVTFSEKLDEFDKQAIRKKVHGFYMKSEIPTLKKVLQAVNDDKELPNFKRSTFQKILKHLKFKYIKRQGMNALIDRDDIRLWRKNYLRKIKKYRTENRPIFYMDETWVNAVSGHTGSKTSVDNTITSKRQAFMEGLSTGAKNPTSKGRRLIVVHIGNENGFVEGVDEVFESKNTGDYPESMDANRFEQWFENILPKLGEHAVVVLDNAPYHSRRQEKTPTTAWSKTSIQEWLRNKELSYDEKDVKSELLEIVNNVKPNNQRYAVDELAKNFKVEVLRLPPYHFELNPIELVWADIKGHVARNNTTFKFEDVKKLLQEGIQRISPD, translated from the exons ATGGTCGTTAATGTGCACAATTACGTGAAGCAAACTTGGCCTACTGATGAATATCCGTACAAAACAAGTATTATACAGAAAACAGCGAGCATTTTGGGCATAGGAGAAGCTTCCGTATATAGAATTATAAAAGAATATGCAACAACTGGGAATCTACAAAGCCcatcaaaaaccaaaaaaagggTCACATTCTCGGAAAAATTGGACGAGTTTGATAAACAGGCCATACGAAAGAAAGTTCATGGCTTTTATATGAAAAGcgaaatacctacattaaaaaaagtactCCAAGCTGTCAATGATGATAAAGAATTACCTAACTTTAAGAGATCGACATTTcagaaaatactaaaacatttaaaatttaagtatatAAAACGACAAGGAATGAATGCTTTAATAGACAGAGACGACATTAGACTATGGCGaaagaattatttaagaaagattaaaaaataccgAACGGAGAATCGCCCTATATTCTATATGGATGAAACATGGGTGAATGCag TTTCAGGGCATACTGGTTCAAAAACTTCCGTGGACAACACAATAACTTCAAAACGGCAAGCTTTTATGGAGGGACTGAGTACGGGTGCAAAGAATCCTACTTCAAAGGGCAGACGACTGATTGTGGTGCACATAGGAAATGAAAATGGTTTCGTAGAGGGGGTGGATGAGGTATTTGAATCAAAAAATACAGGTGATTACCCCGAGTCAATGGATGCGAACCGCTTTGAGCAgtggtttgaaaatattttaccaaaactTGGTGAACATGCGGTAGTGGTACTGGACAATGCTCCTTACCACAGTAGGCGACAAGAAAAAACACCCACCACAGCATGGAGCAAAACAAGTATACAAGAATGGCTGCGTAACAAAGAACTAAGCTATGATGAAAAAGACGTAAAGTCAGAACTTTTAGAGATAGTGAATAACGTAAAGCCGAACAACCAAAGATACGCTGTGGATGAGCTCGCAAAAAATTTTAAGGTGGAGGTCCTAAGACTGCCACCTTACCATTTCGAGCTAAATCCCATTGAGCTCGTATGGGCTGACATAAAGGGCCACGTAGCTCgcaataatactacttttaaatttgaagACGTGAAGAAATTGCTCCAAGAGGGTATCCAACGTATATCTcctgactag
- the LOC113492518 gene encoding uncharacterized protein LOC113492518 isoform X2, with translation MKSETTWRKNSDWKARYSQLYSSRRVFQLVPTIVPKQSSQVEEPRRISFMSNDATPYTSLLMRMRANRRDSSIYGSDVNSPADLSTLLSQRSEFYDSNVNVRSGSSDLGGNETLLLDMVRAKSRELEEAQDKTLKLPRDDVSDDPSSEACVHGLSMRMTERSISRSRVSRVSTRRDMDIPSILAFQTTAAPAPTVLEIPGLKKVNQQQNEDVPRWSIRRSICPVCSQKWKDKTSINNVKYSGLKRNSSAELPSVIAPARLRASITAAYVPRPVLAAVDESKGIGRVMRNTGAAWQLTRARRFRSPKPQVPPPEATAPPSSTAPMARKDLDIRVNRFLRDEGMTKYLGT, from the exons AT GAAAAGTGAGACGACTTGGAGAAAAAATAGCGACTGGAAAGCTCGTTACTCACAACTTTACTCATCACGGCGGGTGTTTCAGCTGGTTCCAACCATTGTTCCAAAACA GAGCTCCCAAGTAGAAGAGCCACGTCGCATATCCTTCATGAGCAACGATGCCACTCCATACACGTCATTACTTATGCGGATGCGAGCGAATCGCCGGGACTCTTCAATATACGGCTCTGACGTGAACAGCCCTGCAGACCTCAGCACCCTGCTCTCGCAGCGAAGCGAATTCTACGACAGCAATGTTAACGTACGTAGTGG TTCTAGTGATCTGGGTGGTAACGAAACACTACTCTTGGACATGGTACGTGCGAAAAGCCGGGAACTCGAAGAAGCTCAGGACAAAACCCTCAAATTGCCACGAGACGATGTTTCAGATGA CCCATCTAGTGAGGCGTGCGTCCACGGCCTCAGTATGCGCATGACTGAACGCAGTATATCGAGGTCTAGAGTGTCCAGAGTATCAACTCGACGAGACATGGATATACCTTCTATCTTAGCGTTTCAAACAACAGCTGCACCTGCTCCG ACTGTACTAGAAATTCCTGggttaaaaaaagtaaaccaaCAGCAAAATGAAGACGTGCCTCGATGGTCAATACGTCGTTCAATTTGTCCCGTTTGCTCTCAAAAGTGGAAAGATAAAACTTCAATAAACAATGTCAAGTATTCCg GCCTAAAACGAAATTCATCAGCGGAATTACCATCGGTTATAGCTCCAGCACGGTTACGAGCATCTATAACAGCTGCTTA TGTTCCTCGTCCCGTTTTGGCTGCCGTAGATGAAAGTAAAGGTATTGGTAGAGTGATGCGAAACACTGGCGCTGCTTGGCAATTAACCCGTGCTCGTCGCTTCCGAAGTCCGAAGCCTCAAGTGCCACCCCCAGAAGCCACAGCGCCTCCCAGTTCTACCGCCCCTATGGCACGGAAAGATCTAGATATTCGCGTCAATAGATTTCTTAGAGACGAAGGCATGACGAAATATCTTGGtacttaa
- the LOC113492518 gene encoding uncharacterized protein LOC113492518 isoform X1 yields the protein MQKSETTWRKNSDWKARYSQLYSSRRVFQLVPTIVPKQSSQVEEPRRISFMSNDATPYTSLLMRMRANRRDSSIYGSDVNSPADLSTLLSQRSEFYDSNVNVRSGSSDLGGNETLLLDMVRAKSRELEEAQDKTLKLPRDDVSDDPSSEACVHGLSMRMTERSISRSRVSRVSTRRDMDIPSILAFQTTAAPAPTVLEIPGLKKVNQQQNEDVPRWSIRRSICPVCSQKWKDKTSINNVKYSGLKRNSSAELPSVIAPARLRASITAAYVPRPVLAAVDESKGIGRVMRNTGAAWQLTRARRFRSPKPQVPPPEATAPPSSTAPMARKDLDIRVNRFLRDEGMTKYLGT from the exons ATGCA GAAAAGTGAGACGACTTGGAGAAAAAATAGCGACTGGAAAGCTCGTTACTCACAACTTTACTCATCACGGCGGGTGTTTCAGCTGGTTCCAACCATTGTTCCAAAACA GAGCTCCCAAGTAGAAGAGCCACGTCGCATATCCTTCATGAGCAACGATGCCACTCCATACACGTCATTACTTATGCGGATGCGAGCGAATCGCCGGGACTCTTCAATATACGGCTCTGACGTGAACAGCCCTGCAGACCTCAGCACCCTGCTCTCGCAGCGAAGCGAATTCTACGACAGCAATGTTAACGTACGTAGTGG TTCTAGTGATCTGGGTGGTAACGAAACACTACTCTTGGACATGGTACGTGCGAAAAGCCGGGAACTCGAAGAAGCTCAGGACAAAACCCTCAAATTGCCACGAGACGATGTTTCAGATGA CCCATCTAGTGAGGCGTGCGTCCACGGCCTCAGTATGCGCATGACTGAACGCAGTATATCGAGGTCTAGAGTGTCCAGAGTATCAACTCGACGAGACATGGATATACCTTCTATCTTAGCGTTTCAAACAACAGCTGCACCTGCTCCG ACTGTACTAGAAATTCCTGggttaaaaaaagtaaaccaaCAGCAAAATGAAGACGTGCCTCGATGGTCAATACGTCGTTCAATTTGTCCCGTTTGCTCTCAAAAGTGGAAAGATAAAACTTCAATAAACAATGTCAAGTATTCCg GCCTAAAACGAAATTCATCAGCGGAATTACCATCGGTTATAGCTCCAGCACGGTTACGAGCATCTATAACAGCTGCTTA TGTTCCTCGTCCCGTTTTGGCTGCCGTAGATGAAAGTAAAGGTATTGGTAGAGTGATGCGAAACACTGGCGCTGCTTGGCAATTAACCCGTGCTCGTCGCTTCCGAAGTCCGAAGCCTCAAGTGCCACCCCCAGAAGCCACAGCGCCTCCCAGTTCTACCGCCCCTATGGCACGGAAAGATCTAGATATTCGCGTCAATAGATTTCTTAGAGACGAAGGCATGACGAAATATCTTGGtacttaa
- the LOC113492543 gene encoding uncharacterized protein LOC113492543 isoform X1, giving the protein MESQPGGSGEPLKEINSPGKKRQKRTYFTSNEKGMVVNVHNYVKQTWPTDEYPYKTSIIQKTASILGIGEASVYRIIKEYATTGNLQSPSKTKKRVTFSEKLDEFDKQAIRKKVHGFYMKSEIPTLKKVLQAVNDDKELPNFKRSTFQKILKHLKFKYIKRQGMNALIDRDDIRLWRKNYLRKIKKYRTENRPIFYMDETWVNAVSGHTGSKTSVDNTITSKRQAFMEGLSTGAKNPTSKGRRLIVVHIGNENGFVEGVDEVFESKNTGDYPESMDANRFEQWFENILPKLGEHAVVVLDNAPYHSRRQEKTPTTAWSKTSIQEWLRNKELSYDEKDVKSELLEIVNNVKPNNQRYAVDELAKNFKVEVLRLPPYHFELNPIELVWADIKGHVARNNTTFKFEDVKKLLQEGIQRISPD; this is encoded by the exons atgGAATCTCAGCCTGGCGGCTCTGGAGAACCTTTGAAAGAAATCAATTCACCAGGTAAAAAGCGTCAAaag cgGACGTATTTTACATCTAATGAAAAAGGAATGGTCGTTAATGTGCACAATTACGTGAAGCAAACTTGGCCTACTGATGAATATCCGTACAAAACAAGTATTATACAGAAAACAGCGAGCATTTTGGGCATAGGAGAAGCTTCCGTATATAGAATTATAAAAGAATATGCAACAACTGGGAATCTACAAAGCCcatcaaaaaccaaaaaaagggTCACATTCTCGGAAAAATTGGACGAGTTTGATAAACAGGCCATACGAAAGAAAGTTCATGGCTTTTATATGAAAAGcgaaatacctacattaaaaaaagtactCCAAGCTGTCAATGATGATAAAGAATTACCTAACTTTAAGAGATCGACATTTcagaaaatactaaaacatttaaaatttaagtatatAAAACGACAAGGAATGAATGCTTTAATAGACAGAGACGACATTAGACTATGGCGaaagaattatttaagaaagattaaaaaataccgAACGGAGAATCGCCCTATATTCTATATGGATGAAACATGGGTGAATGCag TTTCAGGGCATACTGGTTCAAAAACTTCCGTGGACAACACAATAACTTCAAAACGGCAAGCTTTTATGGAGGGACTGAGTACGGGTGCAAAGAATCCTACTTCAAAGGGCAGACGACTGATTGTGGTGCACATAGGAAATGAAAATGGTTTCGTAGAGGGGGTGGATGAGGTATTTGAATCAAAAAATACAGGTGATTACCCCGAGTCAATGGATGCGAACCGCTTTGAGCAgtggtttgaaaatattttaccaaaactTGGTGAACATGCGGTAGTGGTACTGGACAATGCTCCTTACCACAGTAGGCGACAAGAAAAAACACCCACCACAGCATGGAGCAAAACAAGTATACAAGAATGGCTGCGTAACAAAGAACTAAGCTATGATGAAAAAGACGTAAAGTCAGAACTTTTAGAGATAGTGAATAACGTAAAGCCGAACAACCAAAGATACGCTGTGGATGAGCTCGCAAAAAATTTTAAGGTGGAGGTCCTAAGACTGCCACCTTACCATTTCGAGCTAAATCCCATTGAGCTCGTATGGGCTGACATAAAGGGCCACGTAGCTCgcaataatactacttttaaatttgaagACGTGAAGAAATTGCTCCAAGAGGGTATCCAACGTATATCTcctgactag
- the LOC113500303 gene encoding enoyl-[acyl-carrier-protein] reductase, mitochondrial encodes MGLLPFSRSTFAAVNHCRKGCIKLNQPVRNLISKQLIYREFGDPLHVVKFMQSEVPPLGDQDVLVRMLAAPINPADINTIQGKYPVKVQLPCVPGNEGVGIVEEVGKNVSGLCQGNKVIVTKPVQGTWRDIATFKKDALMVIPDDLGLVEAATLTVNPCTAYRMLTDFKTVRDTDNVVIQNGANSACGQNVIQLCKAWGIKNINIVRNRPEINELKDYLLNLGATYVLTEEEVRKTTIFKDKKIDKPILALNCVGGKNALEMSRHLQHSGKMVTYGGMSRDPVTVPTSAFIFKNLSFFGFWMTVWNEKSDPAEKEKMMCELISLISEQKLKAPVHKMIKFDKYEEAIGNTLTTQGFIGCKYILDFRKQPSLPPLPSVPGDEGVGDVVEIGRHVNRVDLGDRVVLSSRLLGSWRYYGIYHETDVHVVSHNLPLAEACMLTIAPCTAYRLLKDFRSMKNGDTVIQNAANSPCGQCIIQLCKAMGINTFNIVANHCGYEAVKKYLLKMGATAVYTLEEAEELSGLDTSLTRPVLALNCLGGRYEDVMLKLLEKKGVIVYYGCAQDLPMVKQFLRNDAEFYKFSLSEWEACATCVEKDIMYKELIQHMVIGNLYAPVHQAVELKDYVFALKNTVNCEAFATLNYVFDFTLP; translated from the exons ATGGGTCTTTTACCTTTCTCAAGAAGTACATTTGCAGCCGTAAACCATTGTAGAAAAGGCTGCATCAAATTAAACCAGCCGGTGCggaatttaatatcaaaacaattgaTTTATCGAGAATTTGGTGATCCTCTACATGTCGTAAAGTTCATGCAAAGCGAGGTACCACCTCTGGGAGACCAAGATGTACTTGTCCGCATGTTAGCGGCACCGATCAACCCAGCTGATATAAACACTATACAAG GTAAATACCCGGTCAAAGTCCAACTTCCATGTGTGCCTGGAAATGAAGGTGTAGGAATTGTCGAAGAGGTTGGTAAGAATGTTTCAGGACTCTGTCAAGGAAATAAAGTTATCGTCACAAAACCTGTGCAAGGTACTTGGAGGGATATAGCAACATTTAAAAAGGATGCCTTGATGGTGATCCCTGATGATCTAGGTCTAGTAGAAGCTGCTACACTCACAGTTAATCCATGCACTGCTTATAGAATGCTTACAGATTTTAAAACAGTCCGAGATACGGACAATGTTGTAATACAGAATGGTGCCAATAGTGCATGTGGCCAAAATGTAATACAACTATGTAAAGCATGGGGTATTAAAAACATCAACATAGTCCGAAACAGACCTGAGATAAATGAATTAAAGGACTATTTACTCAACTTAGGTGCAACATATGTACTTACAGAAGAAGAAGTGAGAAAAACAACTATATTTAAGGATAAGAAAATTGACAAGCCTATTCTTGCCTTAAACTGTGTTGGAGGGAAAAATGCATTAGAAATGTCAAGACACTTGCAACACTCCGGCAAGATGGTCACCTATGGAGGCATGTCAAGAGATCCCGTGACAGTACCAACATCagcatttattttcaaaaacttgtCTTTCTTTGGTTTCTGGATGACAGTATGGAATGAGAAAAGTGATCCTgctgaaaaggaaaaaatgatGTGTGAATTAATTTCACTGATCAGTGAACAGAAATTAAAAGCCCCTGTACACAAGATGATCAAATTTGATAAGTATGAAGAAGCTATTGGCAATACTTTGACCACTCAGGGTTTTATTGGCTGTAAATATATTCTTGACTTTA GAAAACAGCCCTCCCTTCCCCCTTTACCAAGTGTGCCTGGAGATGAAGGTGTTGGAGATGTTGTGGAAATTGGCAGACACGTCAATAGAGTTGATCTTGGTGACAGAGTAGTACTATCATCCAGGTTGCTTGGCTCCTGGCGATACTACGGTATTTATCATGAAACTGATGTTCACGTTGTTTCTCATAATCTTCCTCTTGCTGAAGCTTGTATGCTAACAATCGCTCCATGTACAGCATACAGGTTACTTAAAGATTTTAGATCTATGAAGAATGGCGATACTGTAATTCAAAACGCGGCCAATAGTCCATGTGGTCAATGTATAATACAGCTCTGTAAGGCTATGGGcattaatacttttaacattGTTGccaatcattgtggatatgaggCTGTCAAGAAGTATCTTTTAAAAATGGGTGCTACTGCAGTATATACTTTAGAAGAAGCTGAGGAACTTTCGGGTCTCGATACGTCTTTAACCAGACCGGTGTTGGCCTTAAATTGTTTAGGAGGAAGATACGAAGATGTAATGCTGAAACTGCTCGAAAAAAAAGGTGTTATAGTATATTATGGGTGCGCCCAAGATTTGCCTAtggtaaaacaatttttacGTAACGACGCAGAGTTTTACAAATTTAGTTTAAGTGAGTGGGAAGCCTGTGCGACCTGTGTTGAGAAAGACATTATGTACAAGGAATTAATACAGCATATGGTCATTGGGAACCTATACGCACCTGTTCATCAAGCAGTAGAGCTAAAAGATTATGTTTTcgctttaaaaaatactgtaaactGTGAAGCATTTGCGACgcttaattatgtatttgatttTACACTACCTTAA